Proteins from one Streptomyces genisteinicus genomic window:
- a CDS encoding erythromycin esterase family protein, with translation MATDIKKTAHALDAASVIGLLPDRPRVLALGEPTHGEEALLDVRNELFFRLVDEAGYRTVAMESDCMKGLLVDDWVTHGTGTLDEAMERGFSHGWGASRANRELVRWMRAYNDGRPLPGRVRFAGIDGPLEMAGADSPRQALTALHAALAAHLDPDLLPCTAATLDRLIGDDARWTAPDLGSEPSLSVGRTAEADRLRLLAHDLAALLDTEAPHLVSAARPEELDRVRLYARTATGLLRYHAAMADPSPLRLARLCAVRDDMMARGLLAAADRGPVLVHAHNSHLQRDKSSMTMGGAPLEWWSAGALVSERLGGEYAFLATALGTLRHQGVDVPPPGTVEGLLYALPGDRCLVDPAALSGALGPGLPAPRTSPWFGYATLDPAHLPAIDGVVFVRDVPAG, from the coding sequence ATGGCTACGGACATCAAGAAGACCGCCCACGCCCTCGACGCCGCCTCCGTCATCGGGCTGCTCCCGGACCGCCCCCGCGTCCTGGCCCTGGGGGAGCCCACGCACGGCGAGGAGGCCCTGCTCGACGTCCGCAACGAGCTCTTCTTCCGGCTCGTCGACGAGGCGGGCTACCGCACGGTCGCGATGGAGAGCGACTGCATGAAGGGCCTCCTCGTCGACGACTGGGTCACCCACGGCACCGGCACCCTCGACGAGGCCATGGAGCGCGGGTTCAGCCACGGCTGGGGAGCCTCACGGGCCAACCGCGAACTGGTGCGCTGGATGCGGGCGTACAACGACGGCCGGCCCCTGCCCGGCCGGGTCCGCTTCGCCGGGATCGACGGCCCGCTGGAGATGGCCGGCGCCGACAGCCCCCGGCAGGCCCTCACCGCCCTCCACGCCGCACTCGCCGCCCACCTGGACCCGGACCTGCTGCCGTGCACCGCAGCAACACTGGACCGCCTCATCGGCGACGACGCGCGGTGGACCGCCCCCGACCTGGGGTCGGAACCGTCCCTGTCCGTCGGCCGCACGGCAGAGGCCGACCGGCTGCGGCTGCTCGCCCACGACCTCGCCGCGCTGCTCGACACCGAGGCGCCCCACCTGGTCTCGGCAGCCCGGCCCGAGGAGCTGGACAGGGTTCGCCTGTACGCGCGCACCGCCACCGGACTCCTGCGCTACCACGCGGCCATGGCCGACCCCTCCCCGCTGCGCCTGGCCCGGCTGTGTGCCGTGCGGGACGACATGATGGCCCGCGGCCTCCTGGCCGCCGCCGATCGCGGACCGGTCCTCGTGCACGCCCACAACTCCCATCTCCAGCGCGACAAGAGCTCGATGACCATGGGCGGCGCGCCGCTGGAATGGTGGAGCGCCGGCGCCCTGGTGAGTGAGCGCCTCGGCGGGGAGTACGCCTTCCTCGCCACGGCCCTCGGCACCCTCCGGCACCAGGGGGTGGACGTGCCGCCGCCCGGCACCGTCGAAGGACTCCTCTACGCGCTGCCCGGCGACCGCTGTCTCGTGGACCCCGCCGCCCTGTCCGGCGCCCTCGGCCCCGGGCTGCCGGCTCCCCGGACATCCCCGTGGTTCGGCTACGCCACGCTCGACCCGGCCCATCTCCCCGCGATCGACGGCGTCGTGTTCGTCAGGGACGTCCCGGCGGGGTGA
- a CDS encoding TioE family transcriptional regulator yields MGKNLQTGDRLRPVDLASRHGLSTQAVRNYEEAGILPPAARTPSGYRVYAPLHAGALRAFLALLPGHGHQRAASIMRAVNAGALDEALRLVDETHVQLVDDRRTLRAVEDALAELGAGAGAAAGEAPFPGGLFIGPLARQLGIRPATLRKWERAGLVRPRRDPRTGYRVFTEADVRDARLAHQLRRGGRPLEQIATLLAQVRAAGGLEPLEAALRDWHGRLSARGRAMLAGAAALEAYLGMRD; encoded by the coding sequence ATGGGGAAAAACCTTCAAACGGGGGATCGGCTGCGGCCGGTGGATCTGGCCAGTCGGCACGGGCTGTCCACCCAGGCGGTGAGGAACTACGAGGAGGCCGGAATCCTGCCGCCTGCCGCGCGCACGCCGAGCGGCTACCGGGTGTACGCGCCCCTGCACGCGGGCGCCCTGCGCGCGTTCCTCGCCCTGCTGCCGGGGCACGGGCACCAGCGGGCCGCGTCCATCATGCGGGCGGTGAACGCGGGCGCCCTCGACGAGGCGCTGCGGCTCGTCGACGAGACCCATGTCCAGCTCGTCGACGACCGGCGCACGCTGCGGGCCGTGGAGGACGCGCTCGCGGAGCTGGGGGCGGGCGCGGGGGCCGCGGCCGGCGAAGCGCCGTTCCCCGGCGGCCTGTTCATCGGGCCGCTGGCCCGGCAGCTGGGCATCCGTCCGGCGACGCTGCGCAAGTGGGAGCGTGCCGGGCTGGTGCGGCCGAGGCGCGACCCGCGGACCGGGTACCGCGTCTTCACGGAGGCGGATGTGCGGGACGCCCGGCTGGCGCACCAGTTGAGGCGCGGCGGCCGGCCGCTGGAGCAGATCGCCACGCTGCTCGCGCAGGTGCGTGCGGCGGGCGGCCTCGAACCGCTGGAGGCCGCCCTGCGCGACTGGCACGGGCGGCTGTCGGCCCGCGGGCGGGCGATGCTCGCCGGGGCCGCCGCGTTGGAGGCGTACCTGGGGATGCGCGACTGA
- a CDS encoding TetR/AcrR family transcriptional regulator, whose translation MTTARGRTGRPPLSEERKAAVRLEIARAAVGLFIAQGVAATTGEQIGQAVGVSSRTVWRYFPTKESCVRPLLSTGIEAIAAALRQWPPGRPLDEAFDGMWTADAGLAGPDVGALVRLTRTEPGLRAVWLQTHDEAEPAFARALAERGRLPADDVRPAIWAAMLNAALRAAVEHHAHHVDPGSDAARARADLTAALRTALAAAAAGIA comes from the coding sequence ATGACCACAGCACGCGGACGGACGGGGCGACCCCCGCTGAGCGAGGAGCGCAAGGCCGCCGTCCGCCTGGAGATCGCCCGCGCCGCCGTCGGCCTGTTCATCGCGCAGGGGGTGGCGGCCACCACCGGGGAGCAGATCGGGCAGGCGGTCGGCGTCTCGTCGCGCACCGTCTGGCGCTACTTCCCGACCAAGGAGTCCTGCGTCCGGCCGCTGCTCTCGACGGGCATCGAGGCGATCGCCGCGGCGCTGCGGCAGTGGCCCCCGGGGCGGCCGCTCGACGAGGCCTTCGACGGAATGTGGACGGCGGACGCCGGCCTGGCCGGCCCCGACGTCGGGGCCCTGGTGCGGCTCACCCGCACGGAACCGGGACTGCGGGCGGTCTGGCTCCAGACCCACGACGAGGCGGAACCCGCCTTCGCCCGGGCCCTCGCCGAGCGCGGCCGGCTGCCCGCCGACGACGTGCGTCCCGCGATCTGGGCGGCCATGCTCAACGCCGCCCTGCGCGCGGCGGTCGAACACCACGCCCACCACGTCGACCCCGGCAGCGACGCGGCGCGCGCCCGCGCCGATCTCACGGCCGCGCTGCGCACCGCGCTCGCGGCCGCCGCGGCGGGCATCGCCTGA
- a CDS encoding SDR family NAD(P)-dependent oxidoreductase, translating into MAEDRTGRSVIVTGAGSGIGRAAALAFAAQGDRVVVADLNAAGATAVAGEIEAAGGVAVAVAGDLSEQAVVDRVTSTAVERFGGVDVLVNNAGIMDSMSAAADVSDAEWERVIRVNLTAPFLLTRAVLPHMLAAGRGAVVNTASEAALRGSAAGAAYTASKHGVVGLTKSLAVMYRGRGIRANAVCPGGTATGIAVQADPAAHGPAVLGPHFVNLGRVSQPEEQAAAILFLASDAASNVNGAILPVDDGWSAV; encoded by the coding sequence ATGGCGGAGGACCGCACCGGAAGAAGCGTGATCGTCACCGGAGCGGGGTCCGGCATCGGCCGGGCAGCCGCCCTGGCCTTCGCGGCGCAGGGAGACCGTGTCGTCGTGGCGGACCTGAACGCGGCCGGCGCCACCGCGGTCGCCGGGGAGATCGAGGCTGCGGGCGGTGTCGCGGTGGCCGTCGCGGGCGATCTGAGCGAGCAGGCGGTGGTGGACCGCGTGACGTCCACGGCGGTCGAGCGGTTCGGCGGCGTGGACGTGCTCGTCAACAACGCGGGGATCATGGACAGCATGTCGGCGGCGGCCGATGTGAGCGACGCCGAGTGGGAGCGGGTGATCCGGGTCAACCTGACCGCTCCCTTCCTGCTCACCCGTGCCGTCCTCCCCCACATGCTGGCCGCGGGCCGCGGCGCCGTGGTGAACACGGCGTCGGAGGCCGCCCTGCGGGGCAGTGCGGCGGGGGCCGCCTACACGGCGTCGAAGCACGGGGTGGTCGGCCTGACGAAGTCCCTCGCGGTCATGTACCGGGGCCGCGGCATCCGCGCGAACGCCGTATGCCCCGGCGGCACGGCCACGGGCATCGCCGTCCAGGCGGACCCGGCCGCCCACGGCCCGGCGGTGCTCGGTCCGCACTTCGTGAACCTGGGGCGGGTCTCGCAGCCCGAGGAGCAGGCCGCCGCCATCCTCTTCCTCGCCTCGGACGCCGCGAGCAACGTCAACGGCGCGATCCTGCCCGTCGACGACGGATGGTCGGCCGTGTGA